The genomic interval TCCCCACCATGGGTTACCTCCACCGAGGCCACCTCTCcctcgtctccgccgccgccgcctccgccgatcccgtcgccgtcgtcgtcaccatCTACGTCAACCCCAGCCAGTTCGCTCCCACCGAGGACCTCGCCACCTACCCGTCCGACTTCGCTGGTGACCTCCGGAAGCTCGCCTCCACCGGTGTCGTGGACGCCGTCTTCAGCCCCGCTGACCTCTACGACCGTGGCACCGGTCgccgggccgccgcctccggtggCGCGGTCTCGTGCTTAGAGGAGGAGGCTGGGGATGGCCACGAGACATGGGTTCGGGTGGAGCGCCTGGAGAAGGGCCTTTGCGGGGCCAGCCGGCCCGTGTTCTTCCGAGGCGTGGCCACCATAGTCTCAAAGCTGTTTAATATCATCGAGCCGGACGTTGCTGTGTTCGGGAAGAAGGATTATCAGCAGTGGCGCGTCATCTGCCGGATGGTAACAAAcctgccaattttcctttctaCTTTTTAGCCATATATGCGGTAAAATTTTGGACTTATTGCTTTGTTCTAGTACACTAACAACAACTTCAAGGCTCTATGCTGATTCATATAGTAGGGAGTTAGGGGGAAAAGAACAGCATTGTGGACGATGTAGGATATCTTTGATAATAACAGACAAGACTGAGTTTTGGGCTTTTGGCTTATCAACGAGAAGGCTGAACCTGAAGTAAAACTAGTAATCCAGATTTGTGCACAGGAAAATAACAGTCCTTTTGCAGAGcaagataattgttttttttatcactgcACCAGTAGTCTAGATGTTGTgaacagaaaaataataatcctTTTGCGGAGGAAGATAATTGGTTTTTATCACTGCACCAGTAGTCTAGATGCTGTGAGCAGGAAAATAATAATCCATTTGCCAAGCAAGATAATTGGTTTTATCATTGCATCTCTTCTTGTAGTTAGTGATTCTTTTCAGGGACAACTTGATATGCTTAGTTACAAGTTACAACTACTTAGGGAGCAGCATTTGTTTCAGTTGATTACCACaatgtttattttcaattgATGCTCGAAAGGCATAACTTGTATTTCTCTGTTTTGATTCTTCAGTAACATTTGAATTCATAACTTGTAGTTAGTAATTTTTGTTAGCTTGGAGTATCTTTGACTTGCTTATGTTAGTTAAATATGCCCATGCTATTTTCAGGTTCGTGATCTTGATTTTGCCATAGAGGTAATCGGATCAGAAATAGTGCGAGAAACTGATGGTCTTGCCATGAGCTCTCGCAATGTGCACCTATCACGTGAGGAAAGGGAAAAGGTTTGTTTTTACTGTATTTCAGAAACACCTGCAACAGAAGTTTGCTTTGTGTGGTTCAGTTCCATCTTCTAAACTGTTTTGTCCAATGGATTGTAATTCCTAGAAACCTTTTTGCATTTGTCCTGGTAAGGAATCAATCAACATTGTTCTGGAGTCTACATGTAAACttcctaaaataacttttataattGTCGATAATGATGCCACTGTGGTATTGCTTTCAGAATTCCTTTTACAAATAATCAGGAAGATGATGATAGTTATTAAGtgcataattttcttttgggaGTATAAGTTAGAGGTGTCATACTCATatcttccttttgttttatttgtaagtGCATAGTGGAATCTTATTTACCAGCTCACACAACTTCTGTATTCACCTCTACTCCTTTTCGCTATGGACTTGCCAAAGATTGTGgttatttgttttgtaggCATTATCTATCAGTAGATCACTGGTTGATGCTAGAACTGCTGCCTTGAATGGAAACACTGATTgcgaacaaataaaaaataaaatagttcaGACCATGACCGAAAATGGCGGTCAGGTTGACTATGTTGAGGTAATGATGGTCTTTTTGTCTTTGTTGTTCAATTTCTACCTTCTCGTATTCTTAGAGCTTCTCTGTTACTTTTCTTGATGCTGGTTGTCCCCTACAGAGCCTTTGTAATCTATATGACATAGTAATACACTTGTACAGTTTTTAGCGTGAGACGACAAAATTCAGTATATTATCTTGTCTACTCCACTATCTAGCACAAGTGAACAATATACCGGCATATACTGCTGTCTTGATAAAGAAAATCCCCATGTGGTTATAAGTATGGTGTCATTTCTCTAGGAAAATTTATGGTAAAGTAATTACATTGTCTTGTATTAATGCTGAACGGGCTTCTGATTACAATGCAGATCGTGGAGCAAGAAAGTTTGGTCCCTGTAGAAAAGATGGACGGCCCTGTGGTCATTTGCGTTGCCGCGTGGTTTGGAAAGGTTAGGCTGATCGATAATATCGAAATCGATACACGATCCTGAGATTTTGGGGACTCGATGTTTGCTGTCACCTTGGCATTGCGTTTGAAACATCTTGTACACTGCAACAATCACATTGGAGGAGGTTATTTATAATGCAAACTGGCCTTAAGGTATGATCTGGAATGCATAGCAATGCTGTAACAGGGGAAATCATGTTTGTTATCTATCAGAAGTTCAGAGCATATGCCAGTTCGGGCGGAAACTCctttaatttcagcaaaatGATCCAAACTTCTTTTGAGAAAACAATTTGGAGACGGCCTCCAGACTTACCCGTGATTATCTGCTACTACCTGGCTAAATATTGATGAATCTTTCTTTGATCAGGCAGGAGAATGTGGATGGGCTACTGGCCAGATATATCTCATGATGGCTGCTGGGAAATTACAAAGCCTTCAAAATGCTAATAAAAATTGGCTGCTGGGAAATTACGAAGCCTTCAAAATGctaataaaattgaaattggTAGCTTGCACAAGGCCTCATGAGGTCCATTGTGATCCCAGTTTTGTATCGATTAGTTTACAGAAATAGAGGATTGGTccgaaacaaaattaaattcgtAATAATACTCAGCCTCAGTAGCAGTTAGAGTGACCATGAGATGGTTAGTTAGTCAGATTTTATGTCTTGTCGTCTTAACACGTCTTAACTGGCACCCAAAGCAAAAGGAAATCGTTTACATCAAGTAAACCACTCTCAAAAGtcaactcaaaaaaaaattaatgtgaGCATGATTGGACATGTGCAACACAAATACACAATTGCTCGAATCACTTATGTTTTGTTAGGTTCAGTACACTGTACTGTCGTACAGATGATAAGCTTAGGTAGTTAGGTTCTCCAATCTTATTAGCGTTCTGAACAAACTTTTCCACGATAAGAATGACCTGAAACAATGGTGCTACAAGGGTCTCGTCAGTCAAACGGATGGAGCAGACTGCAAAACAGTGCTGCCTTTTGCAATAACTGAACTCTGCTTTTGGAGGGAGGAGTGCACACGCTCGACGCGCTCCAGATAAAGTGGAGTCTGCATTTCTATGAGACGGGATATCTGTATAACAGATGAACATAACATTTAATGCAAAGAAGAATAATGACAATATCTAACTCAAACATGATGAACAGCCGACTGCGATATAAAAACATGGGTTTATATAATGAATACAACCATGTTGCTAAAGTTATGTCTGTTTGAAAAAGGAATATAGGTTCAGacaaaatcatgaatagtGCCCATGGCTTATATGTATTCTTTTGCTGCATTTAGAATGACTATACCTTTTAAGGAGTTACCTTGACCCCATATTTAGTAAACTGAATAATGAGGTGAGTTCTGAACAAAATCCAATTGCAAAGTGCTAATGGTACTTCACTAGTACATTTGAACTCAAGCAAGTAGCGACAAtcactaaataatttttttcagtatTATTTACTTACCGCTCTACGGAATGCAAACATCTCTTCTTGGCCAGACAAAATTGCCACTAGGCCTGTAGGAGAAGGCGCTGCACCAACATTACCTTCTGCTAAAACATCCCTCCTAAGCTTTGCCCCTTCGGCTTCACCTTCGAACTGAAAACTGCATAACTCCCAATGTCAAATACCATTCTTGATTCTGTTGCAACTTAAACACTCCGTATTGCAAAATATTGCAGACAGCTGGAAGCATCAGGTACAAAAGTATTACCTCTCTAAGTCAAAAAGAGGTCCTTCATCTGTTCCTTGAAAAAGATCGTCAATGCATGAGGCAGCTAAACATACAAGACGACAGTGATGATTGTAGAGCTCATCAATAAGGGTGATAAATCTTCTTGCCTGAATGAGACATAGAAGTTCGTTCAGCATCAAATAAACAGAGAACGAAGTATCTGGTATAATTGTTAATTGCTGGATGCCATATCAACCATGTTTAATTAGTACTGACATCACATGAATCCAAATGATTCtagaaaatcaaacaaatggAGCTTGAAACCATCAAATAAACTAAGTGTTCTTTTTCTATTGTCTTGATGAATTATATCCTCTCAGTTTCCGTGTGTTCCGCTTCTGAAGCTCTACGACTTAAGTAGTCTCTCCATTGTTTAGCTGCATCCACTTCTATTTACATCACCTGTAAATTATCACCCACTTCCATAGTTCCATTTTATGTAAGCCAGAAAACTATAGATTAAGGGAATAAAACCAGGCGGAAAGTCAAGAGATCTGgtgtagttaatttttagggGTGGGATGTCTGCCTTTGAACTATATGGCATTAAATGAACATGATGATTGGCTCCCAACCTTTACTTGTATTTCCCAAGATGCAGCTTCCCTAGTCTCTCTCGATTTTTAGCCAGGCTGGCCGAAGATGGCCAGACCAAATTTTCATtaagaggggaaaaaatacaaaactgAGAGAGAGGCAGGGGAGAAGACCAAATCAACAGGATGCTGTTGATGCTGGCCGAGGCCAAGCAGTCTCAGCTTTTACACTGTACAGAAACCTACAAAAGGGGACAAGACCTTAAGCTactgacacacacacacacacacagagagagagagagagagagagagagagagagagagagagagagaggagacgaCCAAGTCATTCTCTCACGACtttgaattataaaatttcttccaATGTTTTATATTCAATTCAGTATTCACACCCCAGAAGCATATAAGTGCATTttaacaactaaaaaaatcagaaaaggaCGCAGAAGAAATACTTTGTCACGAATCTTCATACTCATAGCCGGAATGTCTGTTATGAAAACTGTATGGTAGTTCCTGGCTATTGCTATATAGTCTGCAGCTCCAACCTGAGAATTAGAATGAGCAACGCATTAAATAATGAGATGCAATGTATTACATGATCACAGCTAAACTAACATAAATACGCGTGCATATAACAATAGGATTCATCTCCAAATTTAGATGGTCTATATGATGGAtactaaacatttttttgacAAGCCACAATTGCCATTATCATGAATCATATAGTTTCTGCTCATCTACTTGCATTCTAAATAAATGTAAGAACAAGATATTACTGGGCGGCCACACAGATACTCGAAGTCAAATCTTGCCACACCATTACAGCTTTTAGGAATCTCAAGACACCTGTTCATGATTTTAACGTTAAATTCAGTTCATTTCAATAGTAAGAGATGATTTATGCTGTGGACATACCTCCCAAACATTACAGGAATGGTGACAGAAATAATGTTCCCTCCT from Oryza brachyantha chromosome 3, ObraRS2, whole genome shotgun sequence carries:
- the LOC102716668 gene encoding pantoate--beta-alanine ligase, whose translation is MAAPREPEVIRDKAAMRAWSRRRRAEGKTVAVVPTMGYLHRGHLSLVSAAAASADPVAVVVTIYVNPSQFAPTEDLATYPSDFAGDLRKLASTGVVDAVFSPADLYDRGTGRRAAASGGAVSCLEEEAGDGHETWVRVERLEKGLCGASRPVFFRGVATIVSKLFNIIEPDVAVFGKKDYQQWRVICRMVRDLDFAIEVIGSEIVRETDGLAMSSRNVHLSREEREKALSISRSLVDARTAALNGNTDCEQIKNKIVQTMTENGGQVDYVEIVEQESLVPVEKMDGPVVICVAAWFGKVRLIDNIEIDTRS